The following coding sequences lie in one Arachis ipaensis cultivar K30076 chromosome B05, Araip1.1, whole genome shotgun sequence genomic window:
- the LOC107643506 gene encoding uncharacterized protein LOC107643506: MGNCQAVDAAVLVIQHPCGKIDRLYWPVTASEIMRSNPGHYVSLIIPLPVPPPPHRQEQNNSDNNNNHNSNNQEQQHHHKTVRFTRVKLLRPNETLNLGHAYRLITTQEVMKVLKAKKNPKSRKQQVEAVEKTLEEKKISATETGGESETGNTYQAMRAERHRPRTAASVNPAALRSKSWRPSLQSISESAS, from the exons ATGGGGAATTGCCAAGCTGTGGATGCTGCAGTTCTTGTGATCCAACACCCTTGTGGGAAGATTGATAGGTTATATTGGCCAGTAACTGCAAGTGAGATTATGAGGAGTAACCCAGGTCACTATGTTTCTTTGATAATACCATTGCCTGTTCCTCCACCACCACACAGACAAGAACAGAATAAtagtgataataataataatcataatagtAATAATCAGGAGCAGCAGCACCACCACAAGACTGTGAGGTTTACACGTGTTAAGCTTCTAAGGCCTAATGAGACTCTCAATCTTGGCCATGCCTACAGGCTCATCACTACTCA AGAGGTTATGAAGGTCTTGAAAGCAAAGAAGAATCCAAAGAGCAGAAAGCAACAGGTTGAGGCAGTTGAGAAGACGCTGGAAGAAAAGAAGATTTCAGCTACTGAAACAGGAGGGGAGTCTGAGACAGGAAATACATATCAG GCAATGAGAGCAGAGAGACATAGGCCTCGGACGGCGGCATCGGTAAATCCAGCAGCACTAAGGTCAAAATCATGGCGCCCCTCTTTACAAAGCATCTCAGAATCCGCAAGTTGA